A genomic segment from Methanolobus zinderi encodes:
- a CDS encoding ATP-binding protein, producing the protein MRDEDILAFVPKNEENGSKGSKKEKERHLSLKDESAQEYQQEESDFEDYEPEMEIDAPVIENGFENAFGIITTGIDPLEITEAGARITGYISTSRRSDIRLGTYVIVPYGDEDLFARIWKLQYLQEYAVDDATEIHSRRMLRFNHTDEVDYKFLAYLDPICILYEQNTSDGSFLARRMGDRIPRPNTPILPVTEKLKIQTGLNIPEEGIFLGHLSVGGELVKTHAVPPTVPYYLRNDYSMGDPLIFRHMLVCGSTGTGKTFLTKNILRQFMSEDNRYNLRGSPEKKNPCLVIMDPQDEYSQLYEDNPDLTSDDDFIFGAEQVNFGACKNTKTFVAKVNGETYNGRSRAEQVEFTIPFEMVRNNSWLIAPVGMTELQYVGVDLLLDDYFKRSGQHTYSGFVDFIDDDAARDHYVESGKIHESSYDGIVRRVKNRALARVFDQPARPITEILGQIFKSGQVSVFPTEYITSSRIRDLITLTLMSMIVDNKLSTSGEAAVKETPIILGLDEAHRYLAKAGGEHSRMLISKFADAARQGRKEGLGLFLITQDPQDIDETVFKQINTRVILNLSNDAAISAMKVKKEFEKRIPYLKKGQMIIQSPDNSDMVEIIGLSKCVVKHI; encoded by the coding sequence ATGAGAGATGAGGACATACTTGCTTTTGTTCCGAAAAATGAGGAAAACGGATCAAAAGGCAGCAAAAAGGAAAAAGAAAGACACCTTTCCCTGAAGGATGAATCCGCACAGGAATACCAGCAGGAAGAAAGCGACTTCGAGGACTATGAGCCGGAAATGGAGATTGATGCTCCGGTAATAGAGAACGGATTTGAGAACGCTTTCGGGATAATCACGACAGGTATCGATCCGCTGGAGATCACCGAGGCCGGGGCAAGGATCACAGGATACATAAGCACATCCCGGCGCAGTGATATTCGCCTGGGTACTTATGTGATAGTTCCATACGGGGATGAAGACCTGTTTGCGAGGATATGGAAACTGCAATACCTTCAGGAGTACGCCGTGGATGATGCAACTGAGATCCACTCCCGCAGGATGCTGCGCTTCAATCACACCGACGAGGTGGACTACAAGTTCCTGGCATACCTTGACCCTATCTGCATCCTCTATGAACAGAACACATCCGATGGCAGCTTCCTTGCCAGAAGGATGGGGGACAGGATACCCCGCCCGAACACACCCATTCTCCCTGTTACCGAGAAACTGAAGATACAGACAGGACTCAACATACCTGAAGAGGGCATCTTCCTGGGACACCTGAGTGTCGGCGGAGAGCTTGTAAAAACACATGCTGTACCTCCCACAGTTCCCTATTACCTGAGAAATGACTACTCAATGGGTGATCCCCTGATCTTCAGGCACATGTTGGTCTGCGGAAGTACGGGTACCGGAAAGACCTTCCTGACCAAGAATATCCTGCGCCAGTTCATGAGTGAGGATAACAGGTACAACCTGCGCGGCTCACCGGAAAAGAAGAATCCCTGCCTTGTGATAATGGATCCGCAGGATGAATACTCCCAGCTATATGAGGACAATCCAGATCTCACATCCGATGATGATTTCATATTCGGGGCCGAGCAGGTCAATTTCGGAGCATGCAAAAACACAAAGACCTTTGTTGCAAAGGTGAACGGAGAAACCTATAATGGAAGATCAAGGGCCGAACAGGTAGAATTTACCATACCTTTCGAGATGGTGCGTAACAATTCCTGGCTGATCGCCCCTGTTGGCATGACCGAGCTGCAGTATGTGGGCGTGGACCTGCTGCTTGATGATTATTTCAAGAGGAGCGGACAGCATACATACAGTGGTTTTGTTGATTTCATCGACGACGATGCCGCAAGGGACCACTATGTGGAGAGCGGCAAGATACACGAATCATCCTACGACGGTATCGTACGCAGAGTAAAGAACCGTGCCCTTGCAAGGGTGTTCGACCAACCTGCAAGACCAATCACCGAGATCCTCGGACAGATATTCAAATCCGGGCAGGTCAGTGTCTTCCCCACGGAGTACATCACAAGTTCCCGCATACGGGACCTGATAACCCTCACTCTGATGAGCATGATCGTGGACAACAAACTCAGCACATCCGGAGAGGCGGCTGTAAAGGAAACACCTATAATCCTGGGTCTGGACGAAGCCCACCGCTATCTTGCAAAGGCCGGAGGGGAGCACTCAAGGATGCTCATTTCCAAATTCGCAGATGCCGCGCGCCAGGGCAGAAAAGAAGGGCTGGGGCTTTTCCTTATAACCCAGGACCCCCAGGATATTGATGAGACAGTGTTCAAGCAGATCAATACACGAGTAATCCTCAATCTCAGCAACGATGCGGCCATCAGTGCCATGAAGGTCAAAAAGGAGTTCGAGAAGCGTATTCCATACCTGAAGAAGGGACAGATGATAATCCAGAGCCCGGATAACAGTGATATGGTGGAGATAATCGGGTTGTCAAAATGTGTGGTGAAACATATCTGA
- a CDS encoding DNA double-strand break repair nuclease NurA encodes MTLEPVHIKEIHDLVTRIDSCLSKDDPENDDTDSVADILKLLRELKHEGKTVLKAIGKVKRGKVSIERMLGSSDPFSISYACDSGSTTARTFDNGLYVDFCHCALASSPTDLEIHNMRTIVAATYTASRRVTIDTSSHWEFFDEGAGRKRIIRIQPGILNKKTNDMLHDIALYLCESEHLLWMLERMQDKSFLIMDGPIYPKRLMYWMVVASEDIRIRTDSHSEKVLQNYIDIMDHHINKQKPLVGFVKNPEDMQIMQALKKQEKEMDLPWILDAQFFKNALSPEKAGIRGKTARKYITYTNWFLQPNQFYEKMISTTSPLVRDRLTHEFPAEDYALAFFMVFVPSMNTIFKIESPYGLVKNEDMRNLITRKVLYDIALSGIPKTLAKADSVAKIQLSERRQIIDRFRNSRIDTSYNDIRWGEMDER; translated from the coding sequence ATGACCCTTGAACCGGTTCACATAAAAGAGATACACGATCTTGTGACACGCATCGATTCATGCCTCAGCAAGGATGACCCTGAGAACGATGACACGGACAGTGTAGCCGATATCCTGAAACTGCTAAGAGAACTAAAACATGAGGGAAAGACCGTTCTCAAAGCCATCGGAAAGGTGAAACGCGGCAAGGTGAGCATTGAAAGAATGCTCGGATCGAGTGACCCATTTAGTATCAGTTATGCATGTGACAGCGGAAGCACTACAGCAAGGACATTCGATAATGGACTTTATGTTGATTTCTGCCATTGTGCCCTGGCATCCAGTCCCACGGACCTGGAGATTCACAATATGCGCACGATCGTTGCTGCCACCTATACCGCAAGCAGAAGGGTGACCATAGATACAAGCAGCCACTGGGAGTTCTTTGACGAAGGTGCCGGACGCAAGCGTATAATACGCATCCAGCCGGGTATCCTGAATAAGAAGACAAATGATATGCTACATGATATAGCACTCTATCTCTGTGAATCTGAGCACCTTCTGTGGATGCTTGAGAGGATGCAGGACAAGAGTTTCCTTATCATGGATGGTCCGATCTATCCCAAACGCCTGATGTACTGGATGGTGGTGGCTTCCGAGGATATCCGCATACGTACCGATTCTCATAGTGAGAAGGTGCTCCAGAACTATATCGATATCATGGACCACCATATAAACAAGCAGAAGCCTCTGGTGGGTTTTGTGAAGAATCCCGAGGATATGCAGATAATGCAGGCCCTGAAAAAGCAGGAAAAGGAAATGGACCTGCCTTGGATACTGGATGCCCAGTTCTTCAAGAATGCCCTGTCTCCCGAGAAGGCAGGCATCAGGGGGAAGACTGCCAGAAAATACATTACATATACAAACTGGTTCCTGCAGCCAAACCAGTTCTATGAGAAGATGATCAGCACCACATCACCCCTGGTCAGGGACAGGCTCACGCACGAATTTCCGGCCGAGGATTATGCACTTGCCTTTTTCATGGTATTCGTGCCTTCCATGAACACAATTTTCAAAATAGAATCACCTTATGGCCTCGTAAAAAATGAGGATATGCGAAACCTGATCACAAGAAAAGTGCTCTATGACATTGCACTAAGCGGCATACCAAAGACACTGGCAAAGGCTGACTCTGTTGCAAAGATCCAGCTTTCCGAAAGGCGCCAGATAATTGACAGGTTCAGGAATTCAAGGATAGACACCAGCTATAACGATATCAGATGGGGCGAAATGGATGAGAGATGA
- a CDS encoding sodium:solute symporter family protein, whose amino-acid sequence MENYMIFIILMAVYLLGLIAIGVYFSKKQKSVTDFWLAGRKVSSLAIGFSAASSWMTAGGILAVIGLYMLLGMGSVWEFVAPNILALLLIAVLVGKIKHLPAITQPELLEQRYSSAIRAPVAIIIAIVMVLFAVADITGFSLVLSIFFGLDPIYAAAIVAIAISLYVTLGGFSAVIWTDMVQFLLLATFSIITAVVVVNAATSGVGDTAAISTSELFGSVPADWWDVFNFGLPAGDPAIFGIFAAIVFLIAIIPGWVTEQDPWQRVWAAKDQKSARIGMVLGSFFIFLIFGVVCTVIAVSLNHIYPEIPASMAEIGMGAMAQAEPALLVFIAETLTPLGIGLAGVGLAAAAMSSADTFATSGGSCLSRDIYQRYIKPDATMKEMMAVNRISVLIIIAAATVLSFYIQGIIEAIHIATFIASASYFFPLMGGLYWKRATKEGALAGLVVGALAQISFTVIDYSSTPLLAMGSLSAISPLLANHGVIIGMFLSGIAFFGVSLATQPSDTVHLAPFFNDEAEKLAEEEFTIEESDPQYRKLIGSLEREVTGDRAIFKLNLEASATVNWDRFVDELKTLHPSWVTPTGVNSVYRLTKGDMLACVSLSRGNTEKEIWFASEPMAEDVETHVKEFFSAFKQVSQALENIGVLLTLPTPEEA is encoded by the coding sequence ATGGAAAATTATATGATCTTTATAATACTGATGGCAGTCTATTTGCTTGGACTGATAGCCATAGGAGTGTATTTTTCAAAGAAACAAAAGTCTGTGACCGACTTCTGGCTTGCAGGACGTAAGGTAAGTTCGCTGGCCATTGGTTTCTCAGCAGCATCATCGTGGATGACGGCGGGAGGTATCCTTGCGGTCATCGGTCTGTACATGTTGCTTGGTATGGGCTCTGTCTGGGAGTTCGTTGCCCCGAACATCCTGGCTTTATTACTCATTGCCGTGCTCGTGGGTAAGATCAAACACCTGCCGGCCATCACACAGCCGGAATTGCTTGAACAGCGATACAGCAGCGCCATTCGCGCACCTGTTGCAATCATCATCGCTATTGTCATGGTTCTTTTTGCAGTGGCCGATATCACAGGTTTCTCACTTGTGCTCAGCATATTCTTCGGTCTCGATCCGATATATGCCGCAGCCATAGTTGCTATCGCTATTTCCCTGTATGTCACCCTTGGAGGTTTTTCCGCTGTAATCTGGACCGATATGGTACAGTTTTTACTGCTGGCCACATTCTCTATCATAACCGCTGTGGTAGTTGTGAACGCAGCTACATCAGGCGTTGGAGATACAGCCGCCATAAGCACATCCGAGCTCTTTGGCAGTGTCCCGGCTGACTGGTGGGATGTATTCAACTTCGGTCTGCCTGCAGGTGACCCTGCAATATTCGGAATATTTGCTGCAATAGTCTTCCTGATCGCCATAATACCTGGATGGGTCACCGAACAGGATCCCTGGCAGAGGGTATGGGCGGCAAAGGACCAGAAATCCGCAAGAATTGGTATGGTACTTGGTTCTTTCTTTATCTTCCTGATATTCGGTGTGGTATGTACGGTAATTGCCGTTTCCCTGAATCACATCTACCCTGAAATTCCCGCTTCCATGGCTGAGATCGGTATGGGAGCCATGGCGCAGGCAGAACCGGCACTGCTGGTCTTCATAGCAGAGACCCTGACACCTCTTGGAATCGGTCTTGCAGGTGTGGGTCTGGCCGCTGCTGCAATGTCATCTGCTGACACATTTGCAACATCAGGTGGTTCATGTCTTTCACGTGACATCTACCAGAGGTACATAAAACCCGATGCAACCATGAAGGAAATGATGGCAGTCAACAGGATCAGCGTACTGATAATCATCGCCGCTGCAACTGTCCTGTCATTCTACATCCAGGGTATCATCGAGGCAATACACATCGCGACCTTCATTGCAAGTGCATCATACTTCTTCCCTCTGATGGGAGGCCTGTACTGGAAGCGTGCGACAAAGGAAGGCGCTCTTGCAGGACTTGTTGTGGGTGCACTGGCACAGATATCCTTCACCGTGATCGACTACTCCAGCACACCCCTGCTGGCAATGGGCTCACTTTCAGCAATCAGTCCGCTGCTTGCAAACCACGGTGTCATCATCGGAATGTTTTTGAGCGGAATTGCCTTCTTCGGAGTTTCCCTTGCAACCCAGCCATCTGACACGGTCCACCTGGCACCGTTCTTTAACGATGAGGCTGAGAAGCTTGCAGAGGAAGAATTCACCATCGAAGAATCCGACCCACAGTACAGGAAGCTTATAGGCAGTCTGGAACGGGAAGTTACCGGTGACCGTGCGATCTTCAAGCTGAACCTTGAAGCATCTGCAACCGTTAACTGGGACAGGTTTGTGGACGAACTCAAGACACTGCATCCTTCCTGGGTAACACCAACGGGTGTCAACTCGGTTTACAGGCTGACCAAGGGTGACATGCTTGCCTGTGTTTCCCTGAGCCGTGGAAATACTGAAAAGGAGATATGGTTTGCCTCCGAGCCAATGGCAGAGGATGTAGAAACACATGTCAAGGAGTTCTTCAGTGCCTTCAAACAGGTCTCACAGGCTCTTGAGAATATTGGTGTTCTCCTGACCCTGCCAACACCTGAAGAAGCCTGA
- a CDS encoding VOC family protein encodes MEARVDLITIWTDDMEPMKEFYNRVLGFKLENDLGRYVEFKNEGTRFAICTREVMYEYSNEYKKQSTAQSFELAFRCKDASDLNRSYEHIISNGGTPVQKPRDMPWNQRTALFSDPDGNIHEIFTEIQ; translated from the coding sequence ATGGAAGCAAGGGTAGATCTGATAACAATATGGACCGATGATATGGAACCGATGAAGGAGTTCTACAATAGAGTCCTGGGATTTAAGCTAGAAAACGATCTGGGAAGATATGTGGAATTCAAAAATGAGGGAACAAGGTTCGCTATTTGCACCAGGGAAGTCATGTATGAATATAGCAATGAATACAAAAAACAAAGTACAGCTCAGTCCTTTGAACTGGCGTTCAGGTGTAAGGATGCAAGTGATCTGAACAGGTCCTACGAGCATATAATTTCAAACGGAGGAACTCCTGTCCAAAAACCCAGAGACATGCCATGGAATCAGAGAACGGCCCTGTTCTCGGACCCTGACGGGAACATACACGAGATATTCACGGAAATCCAATGA
- a CDS encoding methionine synthase encodes MTEIIFDDIGSFPLPEGRTKDWMAGKFSQNKNDEELFSTINDAFMKKVEAGVEVPTYPQYQDMNEQFLSIIRDPDCSEEPFKVKLNDARIIELEAIEFVAKAYKEEHGEKLDVRVCVTGPLELYLKDFGGTEYADILNLLAESVDRFVKNSLSSAKNFNIKTVSIDEPSIGINPQVMFSDSDLIKGMDTACSSAKKAGCDVEVHLHSPLHYKLACQADNINVIGVESAATPSYLDLIDKKELEDSDSYMRVGIARTDVFNLVAVLNEKYNTNVWKDRTHMEEIVTEMETSQVIKQRLEKAYSMFDDRIKYAGPDCGLGSWPSQDMAAQLLKNVASAMADFRENK; translated from the coding sequence ATGACAGAGATAATCTTTGATGATATAGGCAGTTTTCCTCTTCCTGAAGGCAGAACCAAAGACTGGATGGCAGGTAAGTTCTCTCAAAACAAAAATGATGAAGAGCTGTTCAGTACAATAAACGATGCTTTCATGAAGAAAGTAGAGGCCGGTGTGGAAGTGCCAACATATCCTCAATACCAGGATATGAACGAGCAATTCCTGTCCATCATCAGAGATCCCGATTGCAGCGAAGAACCTTTCAAGGTAAAACTTAACGATGCCCGTATCATCGAGCTCGAAGCAATCGAGTTCGTTGCTAAAGCATACAAGGAAGAACATGGAGAAAAGCTTGATGTACGTGTCTGCGTAACCGGTCCCCTTGAACTCTATCTCAAGGATTTCGGAGGCACGGAGTATGCTGATATACTTAACCTGCTTGCGGAAAGTGTTGACCGTTTTGTGAAGAATTCACTCTCCAGTGCAAAGAATTTCAATATAAAAACCGTTTCCATTGATGAGCCGAGCATAGGCATAAACCCGCAGGTAATGTTTTCGGACAGCGACCTTATAAAAGGCATGGACACCGCATGCAGCTCTGCGAAAAAGGCAGGTTGTGATGTTGAGGTTCATCTGCACTCTCCCCTGCATTACAAACTTGCATGCCAGGCTGACAATATCAATGTCATAGGCGTGGAATCAGCAGCAACTCCCTCATATCTTGATCTGATAGACAAAAAAGAACTCGAAGACAGTGATTCCTACATGAGGGTCGGTATTGCAAGGACCGATGTCTTCAATCTTGTTGCGGTACTCAACGAGAAGTACAATACCAATGTCTGGAAGGACCGGACCCATATGGAAGAGATCGTAACAGAGATGGAAACTTCTCAGGTCATAAAACAAAGACTTGAAAAGGCATATTCGATGTTTGATGACAGGATCAAATATGCGGGTCCGGATTGTGGTCTTGGTTCATGGCCATCCCAGGATATGGCTGCACAGCTGCTGAAAAATGTTGCATCTGCAATGGCAGATTTCAGGGAAAATAAGTAA